From the genome of Rathayibacter sp. VKM Ac-2759, one region includes:
- the rpoB gene encoding DNA-directed RNA polymerase subunit beta — MAAAPNATTTSPKNGRGASRLSFAKISDTLTVPDLLALQTESFDWLVGSEAWKTRVAEAKAAGREDLPANSGLDEIFEEISPIEDLSETMQLSFTNPYLEPEKYTIEECKERGKTYAAPLYVEAEFMNHLTGEIKTQTVFMGDFPLMTEKGTFIINGTERVVVSQLVRSPGVYFERQQEKTSDKDIYSARVIPSRGAWLEFEIDKRDQVGVRIDRKRKQSVTVFLKALGLTSEEILEQFAGYESIELTLEKDNILTKEDALRDIYRKLRPGEQVAAEAARALLDNFYFNSKRYDLAKVGRYKINRKLGIDKALSDSVLTVEDIIATIKYLVALHDGRTTLPGVRDAAPVELRLDVDDIDHFGNRRIRAVGELIQNQVRTGLSRMERVVRERMTTQDIEAITPQTLINVRPVVAAIKEFFGTSQLSQFMDQNNPLAGLTHKRRLSALGPGGLSRERAGVEVRDVHPSHYGRMCPIETPEGPNIGLIGSLASFARINSFGFIETPYRKVVAGRVTTQIDYLTASEEDEYLVAQANAPLTPDFHFAEGKVLVRPKGGEVELVDADRVDYMDVSPRQMVSVATSLIPFLEHDDANRALMGANMQRQAVPLLRSESPVVGTGMEGFAAIDAGDVITADKAGVVQEVSADSVTVQLDEGGTQTYFLRKFDRSNQGTSYNNRVVVSAGERLEVGEIVADGPATENGELALGKNLLVAFMPWEGHNFEDAIILSQNLVKDDVLSSIHIEEYEVDARDTKLGKEEITRDLPNVSPELLADLDERGIIRIGAEVRPGDILVGKVTPKGETELSAEERLLRAIFNEKSREVRDTSLKVPHGEQGTIIGVKVFDAQDGDDELGSGVNQRVVVYIAQKRKITEGDKLAGRHGNKGVISKILPVEDMPFLADGTPVDIVLNPLGVPGRMNFGQVLEIHLGWIAKQGWKVDGSPEWAARLPEHAREAAPGTKVATPVFDGAAEEELAGLLDSTTPTRDGERLIGSSGKTQLFDGRSGEPFPDPVSVGYMYILKLHHLVDDKIHARSTGPYSMITQQPLGGKAQFGGQRFGEMEVWALEAYGAAYALQELLTIKSDDILGRVKVYEAIVKGENIQEPGIPESFKVLIKEMQSLCLNVEVLSADGTAVSLRDTDDEVYRAAEELGINISSRFESSSVDDI, encoded by the coding sequence TTGGCTGCTGCGCCCAACGCAACCACCACCTCACCCAAGAACGGACGCGGAGCCTCGCGTCTCTCGTTCGCCAAGATCAGCGACACCCTGACGGTTCCGGATCTGCTCGCTCTGCAGACCGAGAGCTTCGACTGGCTCGTCGGCTCGGAGGCGTGGAAGACCCGCGTCGCCGAGGCGAAGGCCGCCGGCCGGGAGGACCTCCCCGCCAACTCCGGTCTGGACGAGATCTTCGAGGAGATCTCCCCGATCGAGGACCTCAGCGAGACGATGCAGCTGAGCTTCACGAACCCGTACCTCGAGCCCGAGAAGTACACGATCGAGGAGTGCAAGGAGCGCGGCAAGACCTACGCGGCTCCCCTCTACGTCGAGGCCGAGTTCATGAACCACCTCACGGGTGAGATCAAGACCCAGACGGTCTTCATGGGCGACTTCCCTCTCATGACCGAGAAGGGCACGTTCATCATCAACGGCACCGAGCGTGTCGTCGTGTCCCAGCTCGTCCGCAGCCCCGGCGTCTACTTCGAGCGCCAGCAGGAGAAGACGTCCGACAAGGACATCTACTCGGCGCGCGTCATCCCGAGCCGCGGTGCGTGGCTCGAGTTCGAGATCGACAAGCGCGACCAGGTCGGCGTCCGCATCGACCGCAAGCGCAAGCAGTCGGTCACCGTCTTCCTCAAGGCCCTCGGCCTGACGAGCGAGGAGATCCTCGAGCAGTTCGCCGGCTACGAGTCGATCGAGCTGACGCTCGAGAAGGACAACATCCTCACCAAGGAGGACGCTCTCCGCGACATCTACCGCAAGCTCCGTCCGGGCGAGCAGGTCGCCGCCGAGGCCGCCCGCGCGCTGCTGGACAACTTCTACTTCAACTCCAAGCGCTACGACCTCGCGAAGGTCGGCCGCTACAAGATCAACCGCAAGCTCGGCATCGACAAGGCGCTGTCCGACTCCGTGCTGACGGTCGAGGACATCATCGCGACCATCAAGTACCTGGTCGCGCTGCACGACGGCCGCACCACCCTCCCGGGTGTCCGCGACGCCGCGCCGGTCGAGCTCCGCCTCGACGTGGACGACATCGACCACTTCGGCAACCGCCGCATCCGCGCGGTCGGCGAGCTGATCCAGAACCAGGTCCGCACCGGTCTGTCCCGCATGGAGCGCGTCGTCCGCGAGCGCATGACCACGCAGGACATCGAGGCGATCACGCCGCAGACCCTGATCAACGTCCGCCCCGTCGTGGCCGCGATCAAGGAGTTCTTCGGAACGTCGCAGCTGTCGCAGTTCATGGACCAGAACAACCCGCTCGCGGGTCTGACCCACAAGCGCCGCCTCTCGGCGCTCGGCCCCGGCGGTCTGTCGCGCGAGCGCGCCGGCGTCGAGGTCCGCGACGTCCACCCGTCGCACTACGGCCGCATGTGCCCGATCGAGACCCCTGAAGGCCCGAACATCGGTCTGATCGGCTCGCTCGCGTCCTTCGCGCGCATCAACTCGTTCGGCTTCATCGAGACCCCGTACCGCAAGGTCGTCGCGGGTCGCGTCACGACGCAGATCGACTACCTCACCGCCTCCGAGGAGGACGAGTACCTGGTCGCCCAGGCGAACGCTCCCCTCACCCCCGACTTCCACTTCGCCGAGGGCAAGGTGCTGGTCCGCCCCAAGGGCGGAGAGGTCGAGCTCGTCGACGCCGACCGCGTCGACTACATGGACGTCTCCCCGCGCCAGATGGTGTCGGTCGCGACCTCGCTGATCCCGTTCCTCGAGCACGACGACGCGAACCGCGCGCTCATGGGTGCGAACATGCAGCGTCAGGCCGTCCCGCTGCTGCGCAGCGAGTCGCCCGTCGTCGGAACCGGCATGGAGGGCTTCGCGGCCATCGACGCCGGCGACGTCATCACGGCCGACAAGGCCGGCGTGGTCCAGGAGGTCTCCGCCGACTCCGTCACCGTCCAGCTGGACGAGGGCGGCACGCAGACCTACTTCCTGCGCAAGTTCGACCGCTCCAACCAGGGCACCTCGTACAACAACCGCGTGGTCGTCTCGGCCGGCGAGCGCCTCGAGGTCGGCGAGATCGTCGCCGACGGCCCCGCCACCGAGAACGGCGAGCTCGCGCTCGGCAAGAACCTGCTCGTCGCGTTCATGCCGTGGGAGGGTCACAACTTCGAGGACGCGATCATCCTCAGCCAGAACCTGGTGAAGGACGACGTCCTCTCCTCGATCCACATCGAGGAGTACGAGGTCGACGCCCGCGACACCAAGCTCGGCAAGGAGGAGATCACCCGCGACCTCCCCAACGTCAGCCCGGAGCTCCTGGCCGACCTGGACGAGCGCGGCATCATCCGCATCGGCGCCGAGGTCCGCCCCGGCGACATCCTCGTCGGCAAGGTCACGCCCAAGGGCGAGACCGAGCTCTCGGCCGAGGAGCGCCTGCTCCGCGCGATCTTCAACGAGAAGAGCCGCGAGGTCCGCGACACGTCGCTGAAGGTGCCCCACGGCGAGCAGGGCACGATCATCGGCGTCAAGGTGTTCGACGCGCAGGACGGCGACGACGAGCTCGGCTCGGGCGTCAACCAGCGCGTGGTCGTCTACATCGCCCAGAAGCGCAAGATCACCGAGGGTGACAAGCTCGCCGGCCGCCACGGCAACAAGGGCGTCATCTCGAAGATCCTGCCGGTCGAGGACATGCCGTTCCTCGCCGACGGCACCCCGGTCGACATCGTCCTCAACCCGCTCGGCGTCCCCGGCCGCATGAACTTCGGCCAGGTCCTCGAGATCCACCTCGGGTGGATCGCGAAGCAGGGCTGGAAGGTCGACGGATCGCCCGAGTGGGCCGCGCGCCTGCCCGAGCACGCCCGCGAGGCGGCGCCCGGCACCAAGGTCGCGACCCCCGTCTTCGACGGCGCGGCGGAGGAGGAGCTCGCAGGGCTCCTCGACTCCACCACCCCGACCCGCGACGGAGAGCGCCTCATCGGCTCCTCCGGCAAGACGCAGCTGTTCGACGGCCGCTCGGGAGAGCCCTTCCCGGACCCGGTCTCGGTCGGCTACATGTACATCCTGAAGCTGCACCACCTCGTCGACGACAAGATCCACGCGCGCTCGACGGGCCCGTACTCGATGATCACCCAGCAGCCGCTCGGTGGTAAGGCGCAGTTCGGTGGACAGCGCTTCGGCGAGATGGAGGTGTGGGCCCTCGAGGCCTACGGTGCCGCCTACGCGCTGCAGGAGCTCCTCACCATCAAGTCGGACGACATCCTCGGCCGCGTGAAGGTGTACGAGGCCATCGTCAAGGGTGAGAACATCCAGGAGCCGGGCATCCCGGAGTCCTTCAAGGTGCTCATCAAGGAGATGCAGTCGCTGTGCCTGAACGTCGAGGTCCTCTCGGCCGACGGCACCGCGGTCAGCCTGCGCGACACCGATGACGAGGTCTACCGCGCCGCGGAAGAGCTCGGCATCAACATCTCCTCCCGGTTCGAGTCGTCCTCCGTCGACGACATCTGA
- a CDS encoding fused MFS/spermidine synthase, protein MQERTGRRRGDDSAHPRAVLDSGFLAQVEPDRHSTDAVTLVVDGTPQSHVDLADPTHLSFEYVRRIGHAIDLLADEGAPLTALHLGAGALTLPRYVAATRPGSRQQVVEIETALVDLVREAVPLPRGAQIRIRQGDAREVLGKLPPGLRGTVDVVVVDIFSGARTPAHVTSAEFYREIAPLLAPDGVVAVNVADGGALAFARAQAATLSSVFAHVAIMTDTQMLKAKRFGNVVMLASPSALPVDGLPRRLASDPAPSKLVQGRELENFVAGASVVTDDTATASPLPARSVFQVRRG, encoded by the coding sequence ATGCAGGAACGCACCGGACGCCGACGCGGAGACGACTCCGCGCATCCCCGCGCCGTCCTCGACAGCGGGTTCCTCGCGCAGGTCGAGCCCGACCGGCACTCGACCGACGCGGTGACGCTCGTCGTCGACGGCACTCCGCAGTCGCACGTGGACCTCGCCGATCCGACGCACCTCTCGTTCGAGTACGTGCGCCGCATCGGCCACGCGATCGACCTGCTCGCCGACGAGGGCGCGCCCCTCACCGCGCTGCACCTCGGGGCCGGCGCCCTCACCCTCCCCCGCTACGTCGCGGCGACCCGGCCGGGCTCACGGCAGCAGGTCGTCGAGATCGAGACCGCGCTCGTCGATCTCGTCCGCGAGGCGGTGCCGCTGCCCCGCGGGGCGCAGATCCGCATCCGCCAGGGCGACGCCCGCGAGGTGCTCGGCAAGCTGCCGCCGGGTCTGCGCGGCACCGTCGACGTGGTGGTGGTCGACATCTTCTCGGGCGCGCGCACGCCCGCGCACGTGACGAGCGCCGAGTTCTACCGCGAGATCGCTCCGCTGCTCGCACCGGACGGCGTGGTCGCGGTGAACGTGGCCGACGGTGGCGCGCTCGCCTTCGCCCGCGCGCAGGCGGCGACCCTCTCGTCGGTCTTCGCGCACGTCGCGATCATGACGGACACGCAGATGCTGAAGGCCAAGCGCTTCGGCAACGTCGTGATGCTGGCCTCGCCCTCGGCGCTGCCGGTGGACGGCCTGCCGCGGCGGCTCGCCTCCGACCCCGCGCCCTCGAAGCTGGTGCAGGGGCGCGAGCTCGAGAACTTCGTGGCCGGCGCCTCCGTCGTCACCGACGACACCGCCACCGCGTCGCCGCTGCCGGCGCGCAGCGTGTTCCAGGTGCGCCGGGGCTGA
- a CDS encoding SprT-like domain-containing protein produces MAELQQVAAWADELLAAHLDSSWSFAFDHARTRAGACHWSDRRITVSRHLAARWSDEEVRQTLLHEIAHALAGPKAGHGAEWRRTASRLGYTGTRTHSNRTADELAPWVGSCPSGHLFYRHRRPSRPLACGRCARRFDTANEIQWRRRVVPAPDLG; encoded by the coding sequence GTGGCTGAGCTCCAGCAGGTCGCCGCGTGGGCCGACGAGCTGCTCGCCGCCCACCTGGACTCCTCTTGGAGCTTCGCCTTCGACCACGCGCGCACCCGCGCCGGCGCCTGCCACTGGAGCGACCGCCGGATCACGGTGTCACGCCACCTCGCCGCGCGCTGGAGCGACGAGGAGGTGCGGCAGACCCTCCTCCACGAGATCGCGCACGCGCTGGCCGGGCCGAAGGCCGGGCACGGCGCCGAGTGGCGGCGGACCGCCTCCCGCCTCGGCTACACGGGGACGCGCACGCACAGCAACCGGACCGCCGACGAGCTGGCGCCGTGGGTCGGCAGCTGCCCGAGCGGGCACCTCTTCTACCGGCACCGCCGCCCGAGCCGTCCGCTCGCCTGCGGGCGGTGCGCCCGGCGCTTCGACACGGCGAACGAGATCCAGTGGCGGCGACGGGTCGTCCCCGCGCCGGACCTCGGGTGA
- a CDS encoding CGNR zinc finger domain-containing protein: MTPPTGQWLEEADGRRWWFDSGSPALDFAYTGPMRGAPGERLGSDDALAAWLRERFEGVGEGGRLADALMLREAVARLAIAAEASEPAQPSDVDVVNLFAAMPDIPPSLPGGSRQAGRSSANGRQALSSIAREAVALLGGAGAGRLRRCDAEDCRMLYLDTSRAGSRRWCSMQRCGNRAKVRAHRRRAAGV, translated from the coding sequence GTGACGCCGCCGACCGGGCAGTGGCTCGAGGAGGCCGACGGACGCCGCTGGTGGTTCGACTCCGGGAGCCCGGCGCTCGACTTCGCGTACACCGGGCCGATGCGCGGCGCGCCCGGGGAGCGGCTGGGGTCGGACGATGCGCTGGCCGCCTGGCTCCGGGAGCGCTTCGAGGGCGTCGGCGAGGGCGGCCGGCTCGCGGATGCGCTGATGCTGCGCGAGGCGGTGGCGCGGCTCGCGATCGCCGCGGAGGCGTCGGAGCCGGCCCAGCCCTCGGACGTCGACGTCGTGAACCTCTTCGCGGCGATGCCCGACATCCCGCCGTCGCTGCCCGGCGGGTCGCGCCAGGCCGGCCGCTCGAGCGCGAACGGCCGCCAGGCGCTCTCGAGCATCGCCCGCGAGGCGGTCGCGCTGCTGGGCGGCGCGGGCGCGGGGCGGCTGCGCCGCTGCGACGCCGAGGACTGCCGGATGCTCTACCTCGACACCTCGCGCGCCGGTTCCCGCCGCTGGTGCTCGATGCAGCGCTGCGGGAACCGGGCGAAGGTGCGGGCGCACCGCAGGCGCGCCGCGGGGGTGTAG
- a CDS encoding DUF427 domain-containing protein, producing MKAVLNDVVLADAPDSDLISIEGNWYFPPSSVTSDLLEPSDTPYTCPWKGECQYFSVKSGDGLLKDRAWSYPHPYPTAFDRVGKDFSGYVAFWKEVEVVG from the coding sequence ATGAAAGCCGTCCTCAACGACGTCGTCCTCGCCGACGCGCCCGACTCCGACCTGATCTCGATCGAGGGCAACTGGTACTTCCCGCCCTCGAGCGTCACGAGCGATCTGCTCGAGCCGAGCGACACCCCGTACACCTGCCCGTGGAAGGGCGAGTGCCAGTACTTCTCCGTGAAGTCCGGCGACGGCCTGCTCAAGGACCGCGCCTGGTCGTACCCGCACCCCTACCCGACCGCGTTCGACCGCGTCGGCAAGGACTTCTCGGGCTACGTCGCCTTCTGGAAGGAGGTGGAGGTCGTCGGCTGA
- a CDS encoding 2-phosphosulfolactate phosphatase, translating to MTDAPSAFDQASYQIRFDWGARAVRTLAPSHITVVVDALPGGVELDVSGVEGHLVRAGLVDRTAVARWVLERQHENGGRTSVNVIAVGDVDAAGEPRFAMEDQLAAGALIDALIGLGIDHVSPDAAVASASYEGLRRACGHLLSASASGRLLTAAGRGDAVREAARVDSVDRVTVLR from the coding sequence GTGACCGACGCGCCCTCCGCCTTCGACCAGGCGAGCTATCAGATCCGCTTCGACTGGGGAGCGCGCGCCGTGCGCACGCTCGCCCCCTCGCACATCACGGTGGTGGTCGACGCCCTCCCCGGAGGAGTCGAGCTCGACGTCTCGGGCGTCGAGGGGCACCTGGTGCGCGCCGGCCTCGTCGATCGCACCGCCGTCGCCCGCTGGGTGCTCGAGCGCCAGCACGAGAACGGCGGCCGCACCAGCGTGAACGTGATCGCCGTCGGCGACGTCGACGCCGCGGGGGAGCCGCGGTTCGCGATGGAGGACCAGCTCGCGGCCGGGGCGCTGATCGACGCGCTCATCGGTCTCGGGATCGATCACGTCTCGCCCGACGCGGCCGTCGCCTCCGCGTCCTACGAGGGCCTGCGCCGTGCGTGCGGGCACCTGCTGTCGGCGTCCGCCTCCGGTCGCCTGCTGACGGCCGCGGGTCGCGGCGACGCCGTGCGGGAGGCGGCGCGCGTCGACTCGGTCGACCGCGTCACCGTGCTGCGCTGA
- a CDS encoding DUF1684 domain-containing protein has translation MSGTEEDAIELSRSELLRFRWPSGEEETEDDDVSPRRRLASAVEVADWRRHVQALYAEVRRLSNIDLLAAHSSWIRGRNALFARHPSTPLLPADRANFRSLPVAPYDAAWRFELEVEPAEEAQRMDVDTGTDGTVPFELVGTVAVPDAGTLDVWRLASYGGGLFLPVKDALAGRPGGTYGGGRYLLDTVKGADLGPGATPSTLVLDFNFAYNPSCAYDPAWACPLAQPGNTLAVEVPVGERYKG, from the coding sequence ATGAGCGGCACCGAGGAGGACGCGATCGAGCTGTCGCGGAGCGAGCTCCTGCGCTTCCGCTGGCCCTCGGGCGAGGAGGAGACGGAGGACGACGACGTCTCGCCGCGCCGGCGCCTCGCCTCCGCCGTCGAGGTCGCCGACTGGCGCCGCCACGTGCAGGCGCTCTACGCGGAGGTGCGCAGGCTCTCGAACATCGACCTGCTCGCCGCGCACTCCTCGTGGATCCGCGGCCGCAACGCCCTGTTCGCCCGCCACCCCTCGACTCCGCTGCTCCCGGCCGACCGGGCGAACTTCCGCTCGCTGCCGGTCGCCCCGTACGACGCGGCGTGGCGGTTCGAGCTCGAGGTCGAGCCCGCCGAGGAGGCGCAGCGGATGGACGTGGACACCGGGACCGACGGCACGGTGCCGTTCGAGCTCGTCGGCACCGTCGCCGTGCCCGACGCCGGGACGCTGGACGTCTGGCGGCTCGCCTCCTACGGCGGCGGCCTCTTCCTGCCGGTGAAGGACGCTCTGGCGGGTCGGCCCGGCGGGACCTACGGCGGCGGTCGCTACCTCCTGGACACGGTCAAGGGCGCCGACCTCGGGCCGGGAGCCACGCCCTCGACCCTCGTGCTCGACTTCAACTTCGCCTACAACCCGTCGTGCGCCTACGACCCCGCGTGGGCGTGCCCGCTCGCGCAGCCGGGGAACACGCTCGCGGTCGAGGTGCCGGTCGGGGAGCGCTACAAGGGCTGA
- a CDS encoding SDR family oxidoreductase: MPRPVLLLTGTSTGIGRATAIEAARSGWSVVATVRDTSRADGLRAAAEEARVELDVVALDVTDTDSVAACLAHVESAHGGLDALVNNAGAGHIGTVELEDPEELRRVMEVNFFGTVAVTRAAMPMLRSSRGRIVTVSSVGGVIGQPFNEDYCAAKFAIEGFFEALAPVARAVGVQVSLIEPGAVRSSFVENVGIDVHAMVAQAGPYASALGSYLDRTASAFSSSSAQDPGDVAAVVLQVLRAAEAPFRVQTSDWAREFAGLKLADVDGSRVQSAMRGWIGTH, translated from the coding sequence ATGCCCCGACCCGTCCTCCTCCTCACCGGCACCTCGACCGGGATCGGACGCGCGACGGCGATCGAGGCCGCCCGCTCGGGCTGGAGCGTGGTCGCCACGGTCCGCGACACCTCGCGCGCCGACGGCCTCCGGGCCGCCGCCGAGGAGGCGCGGGTCGAGCTCGACGTGGTGGCGCTCGACGTGACCGACACCGACTCCGTCGCCGCGTGCCTCGCCCACGTCGAGAGCGCGCACGGCGGGCTCGACGCGCTCGTGAACAACGCCGGAGCCGGGCACATCGGCACGGTCGAGCTCGAGGACCCGGAGGAGCTGCGCCGGGTCATGGAGGTCAACTTCTTCGGGACCGTCGCCGTGACGCGGGCGGCGATGCCGATGCTGCGCTCCTCGCGCGGGCGCATCGTCACGGTCTCGAGCGTCGGAGGCGTCATCGGCCAGCCGTTCAACGAGGACTACTGCGCGGCGAAGTTCGCGATCGAGGGCTTCTTCGAGGCCCTCGCGCCGGTCGCCCGCGCCGTCGGCGTGCAGGTCTCGCTGATCGAGCCGGGAGCCGTGCGCAGCAGCTTCGTCGAGAACGTCGGGATCGACGTCCACGCGATGGTCGCCCAGGCGGGCCCCTACGCCTCCGCGCTGGGCTCGTACCTCGACCGCACCGCCTCCGCCTTCTCCTCCAGCAGCGCGCAGGATCCCGGCGACGTCGCCGCGGTGGTGCTGCAGGTGCTGCGGGCCGCCGAGGCGCCGTTCCGCGTGCAGACCTCGGACTGGGCGAGGGAGTTCGCCGGGCTGAAGCTGGCCGACGTCGACGGGTCGCGCGTGCAGTCCGCCATGCGGGGATGGATCGGGACCCACTAG